From the Ferroacidibacillus organovorans genome, the window GTAAAAGCAAAGTGGAGCGAGGCATTTCGTGGGTGAGTGATACGGATGATATTCCAGAGCCAAAGCGTGTTGCGCTTGTCTGGGTAACACTTCATCGCGAGATTCTCGGCCTTGGGATTCACGGATTGGCGGCCTCTATTTTTTATGTTGATCCAGAAGCTGGCGTGGGCTATAAAAACTTGGCTGATCAAGTGAATAAAATGGATGCCGCAGTCAAAGGGAAAATTCAACTCGAGATGTTGACAGAGGATGAGATGAAGCAACTCGGTGCATTTCTGATGGCGCAGCGGGAAGAACTTTGGGTCAACGCGACGGAGATGGTGTGGGCGAATTGGCTGACGGAAGAACAGTACATGCCGATGAAACAAAAGCGGTTGGAGGCGGAAAAAGACCGGGAACGCATTCGCCTGGAGGCAGAGCGGGAGAACGCTAAAGGAATGAACGAACAAAAGTAAACGCATGGATGCAGACAGGATGGGATTGTCCAGTTGTCGAATCAGGAAGATACACCTCTTTTTACGGCGTTGCGCAAACACGCGGAGCGCCAGCCGCTTCAATTTCATATTCCGGGACACAAGACAGGGTTTGCAATGGATCCTGAATTTCGCCATTTTATGGGCCAAAATGCATTGTCGATTGACTTGATCAATATCGGACCGCTCGATGACCTCATGCATCCCACAGGGATCATCGCGGAGGCGCAGGCGCTCGCGGCAGAAGCGTTTGGGGCAGATGCCACTTATTTTTCTGTACAGGGCACGAGCGGGGCAATTATGGCCATGATCTTGTCGGTGGTAGGACCCGGTGATGAGATTCTCGTGCCGCGAAATATTCATAAGTCTGTTCTGTCAGCAATCATTCTCTCTGGGGCGCGACCGTATTTCTTGCAGCCTGAGGTCGACCTTCATCTTGGCATCGCACATGGATTGCGCCTGGAAACGGTTGTCGCGGGACTTGATGAGCATCCAAACGCGAAGGCTGTACTGGTGATCAACCCTACCTATTTTGGCGTCGCCACAGATCTTCGCTCGATTGTTTCTGTTTCGCATGCGCGTGGCGTATTGGTTTTGGTGGACGAGGCACACGGTGTCCATACCCATTTTCACGAGGCGCTGCCGGTTTCCGCCATGCAGGCGGGCTGTGATCTTGCCGCGACGAGTGTGCACAAGCTTGGTGGATCGCTCACGCAGAGTTCTGTACTGAATGTGCGTGAAGGGCTTATCCGCGCTCGCCACGTACACTCAATATTATCGATGCTTCACACAACATCGACTTCCTATCTGTTATTGGCATCTCTTGACGCAGCGCGCCGTCAATTGGCCGTTCACGGAAGGGAACTGATCAGTCGCGCGCTTAGTCTCGCAGAAGATGCCCGAAACAGAATTAATGAAATTGAAGGGCTCTATTGTTTTGGACGTGAAATCTTGCAATCCTCTGCGACGTACGCTTTTGATCCGCTTAAACTGACCATACGTGTCGCGGATATCGGTATTTCCGGGTACGAGGTAGAAGGGATTTTGCGGGATCACTATAACATTGAAGTAGAGATGTCCGATTTGTACAACATTTTATGCATAATTACATTTGGCGACACAGAGTCCAGTGTATCAAGACTTATTCAGGCGCTGCGCGAACTCGTCGAGATTGAACGGATGCGGACACATGTCCCGCGTAAAATTGTGGTGCCGTCGACACCGCGTCTTGCGATGCCGCCGCGTGATGCTTTTTATGCTGATTCGGAGGTTGTAACGCTTCGTGAAGCCGTTGGGCGCACCATTGCGGACATGATCATGGTCTATCCTCCCGGAATTCCGATTCTGCTTCCAGGTGAGATCGTGACGCTTGACAATGTCCAATACATTGAGCAAAATCTCGCGGAAGGGCTCCCTGTACAGGGGCCAGATGATCCGACGATTCAAACGGTGCGGGTCGTGCGTGAATAGCATTTCAATTTGGCTGCGATTTCCTGATGACAAACTTCGACAAAAAACGTAGACTATAAAAATAGCATAGCCGAATCACTCAAAGAGAGTGTACGGAGGACCCATGTTGTTGGGGTGAACTTTGCAGCGATGCAGAGCGGGGCGACCTTCTCCCGAACCCGTCAGCTAACTCCGGAGGCGTGGGAGGAAATTGTTTGACATATCCAATGATCAAGCGATTGGCAGCGGTGACGCTGGCAGTCGGTTCGTTTTTTATGGCTTTTGCCGGAGATGCAACCAGTATGGCGGCAACACTTCCGCCAGCGCCGTATACCGTCAAGGCGGGGGATACGCCTGCGACGATCGCGCGTCTTTCCGGTTTTGGTGTGGCGCGTTTCGATCTGGTCAATCACCTCGCGAGTCCGAACGTACATCTGATTCCGGGTGAAAAAGTGGCGCTTCCTTTTCTTTATCGTGTTTCGGCTGGAGATACTCTTTCCTATCTCGCGCAGCATTACGGCACGACCGTAGCGCGAATCATGGCGTTGAATCATCTCCACAGCTCGCTTATCTACGCGGGACAGATTTTACTTTTTGCGCGAGGCAGTGCGGCAGTCCAACACGCTGCACACCCACTCGTTTTCCGCGCGGCAAACGTGTCGACAAACGCGAAAGCGCCGATAAAACAAGGTTTGGGTACGTTTTTGGCGAGCGCGTATGATCCGTCGGTCTCTTCGAATGGGCCGTGGGGGGCGGTTGACTATTTTGGTCAACCACTCAAATTTGGGGACGTCGCGGTCGATCCGTCTGTAATACCGCTTGGTTCAACCCTTTATATCAGCGGTTACTCAGACCCAGCGCTTCCGGCTGGCGGATTTTATGCAAAAGCGGTTGACACGGGCGGCGCAATCAAAGGGAAACGAATTGATGTGTTCTTGCCGACAACTTCTGCCGCCTTAAACTTTGGGCTTGAGAATGTTAGTGTCTCTATCATTCGAAAGTAAGATTGTCCTTGACGGAGTGGTTTGAAACGCGACTCGTTTCTCCGCTATACTGAACGAAATGAGGCAGCTATTGCTCAGTCGGGAGGTTCGCTATGCCAATCATGTCTGGACAAGCGCCAACGTTTCAACTCGCCGCGACAGGCGATCGGAACATTTCGCTTGAAGATTATGCGGGACAAACTGTTGTTTTGTTTTTCTATCCAAAAGATGACACGCCTGGCTGAACCACAGAAGCGACCGGTTTTCGCGATCAGTATGATCTGTTCGTTGAAAAAGGGGTTGCCGTGCTCGGTGTGAGCACTGATTCGATTGCATCTCACGAGAAGTTTTCTGCAAAGTATCAACTGCCTTTTCCACTGCTTTCCGATCCTGATGCGGCGGTTTGCAAGGCGTATGAAGTCTATGTCGAAAAAAACATGTATGGCAAAAAATACATGGGCATTGAACGGACTACGTTTGTCATTGATGGCAAAGGGCAGATCGCGCGTGTCTATCCGAAGGTCAAGGTGGACGGTCACGCGGTGAAGGTATTGGCAGATCTATAGGTGAGCGCGTTTAAAAGGATGCTTAAAACCCCACATCTCAGGCCATGCTGTTGAAGATGGCATAGAGAAGGTGGGGTTTTTACGAGGAGTCGACCGTTCGTGTTTGTTTTGGTCATGTTGGTTTGTGTGTCACTCGTTCCGCATGCGACTCTTTTGGGGGTGAGTCGCAAATTTGGCGAGGAACTGTCCAACCTTGAAATTAGGGCGTGGGATGCGGCACATAGAGACGGTGTTTTTCGAGTGATGCAGCAGGAACTGCAGCATGTGGTCAAACTTGCGATGCAATCCCATTTTTAGTTTTTGTATATAGAAGCAATGAGTGCGCGATTCGGTGTATACTAGTATGAACGAGTATATTCGCAGGAAGGAGCGTTCACGGCGTGGTTACACTTACTGAACAGGCTGCAGAGAAGGTTAAATCGATGTTGAGCGATTCTGTGGAAGCGGGCCTTCGTATCATGATCAAACCGGGTGGGTGCTCGGGTTTTAGTTACGGTTTGGCGCTTGATGAGCGAAAACCAAACGATATCGCAATCATGCAACACGGAGTGAATGTATTTGTCGATGCAGAGAATGAGCGATTGGTAGACGGCGCGCAGATTGATTATCTCGACGACTTGTCAGGGACGGGATTTTCGATCCATAACCCTAACGCCATATCGACATGTGGGTGCGGGTCAAGCTTTCGCACCAAAGAAGATGCAGGGCAACCAGGTTCGTGCGATTAAAATGCGATGGGGCGTACGCCCCATCGCGCAGGCTGCGGAGAATGCTCGCTGCCGAGATTGCTCGGCAGTTTTTTAACGGTTGCGGATTTGATTGCGCAGTAGAAAACTGACAAAAACAATGACGAGAAGTGCTGCGCAAAGATCTGTGAAGAGTGTGAAATGAGCGGTAATCGTTTCCCAGTGTTGGCCAAGCGCGTACCCAATATAGGCAAGAATGGCGACCCATGGAATGCAACCGATGATTGTAAAGAGGGTGAACGTGCTGAGCCGCATCTTGGCAATCCCCGCGGGAAGCGAGATAAAGGTCCGCACGGCGGGTAAAAGTCGGCTGATCAATACAGTGATCGCACCGTATTTGGCAAAAAAGCGTTCTGATGACTCAAAGTGGCGTTCAGAAAAAAATACATAGCGTCCATAAGCGTGCAGAAAGGCTCGTCCACCGCGCAACCCGATCCAATAGGCCAAGAGCGATCCGGTGAGATTTCCGAGCACGCCTGCAATGATTGCCGGAACGAGTCCCATTTCGCCGCGAAACGCGGCGTATCCGGCAAACGTCATGATGAGTTCGCTTGGGATCGGAATGCATGCACTTTCAAGTAGCATGGTGAGAAAGACAGCGGCAATCCCGTAGTGGCGTACAGCATTTTCAAGTGCGAGCGATATGCCGTGCAGGTTTGTTACCCCTTTCTTTTGACAGAGAAATGAAAATGCATGTTTAACTTTTTAATGATAGCACAGCCAGATATGCTAGTCTACTTGTCCGATGAAAAGCATACATGGTATAGTAAGTCGGACAATGACCTCATTAAATATGGGTTGGCAGAGGAGACTTTCTTTTGATTTCATGGACCGCCGTATTGACCGTGGCTTTTATCGCGCTACAAGCCATTACGGGTCTCATTGGTTTGTATCAAGTGGTATTGTCTGTTTTTGGGCTTGTGTATCGACGAAAACCTCTTGTTCATGAACCTGCGAAGCGATTCGCAGTTTTTGTTGCGGCGCATAATGAAGAACGTGTGATTGCGCCGTTGCTTACTAACCTGAAGCGTCTCGACTACCCTCAGTCTATGTACGATATTTATGTGATTGCTGATAACTGCACAGATCGAACTGCAGAAATTGCGCGGGAGCACGGGGTTTTCGCCGAAGAACGATTGTCTGAAACAGAACGCGGAAAAGGGTATGCGATCCGCTGGATGCTGGAGCGCTTAAAAGAGCGCAAGATTCCATATGACGCGGTTGTGATGTTTGATGCAGACAATTTGGTCGGCACCAATTTCTTGCGCGTGATGAACGATCGACTGCTTGATGGACACAAGGTGATTCAGGGGTATCTCGACATTAAAAATCCTTTGGATTCTTGGGTCAGTGTTTCCATGGCGATTTCGTATTGGTACACGAACAGAATGTGGCAACTCTCCCGGAGAAATCTGGGATTGTCGTGTGCGCTCGGAGGTACGGGGCTTTGCATTGATATGCATTTGATCAATCGGCTTGGGTGGGAAGCGACAGGCTTGACGGAGGATGTCGAGTTTGGTGCCAAGTGTGTGGTAGAAGGAATCTATCCCGTATGGGCGCATGAGGCGAAGGTTTACGACGAGAAACCGATCACGCTTGTTGCTTCCATGCGGCAACGTTTGCGCTGGATGCAAGGTCATTTCAATTGCGCGCAGCAGTATATGGGCACGCTTCTTGTCGCGAGTCTCAAAGAGAGGAGTTTGGCAAAGCTTGACGCCGCGATTTATCTCTTTCAGCCGATGCGCTTTTTAATTTTGTTTTTGACCGCATTCATGTTTTTGTTTCAAAACTCTAACCCGACAATGGTTGCAGGGTTTACAGAATTGTTACCGACGTGGTTTTGGGCAGTGATCAATTTGTTTATTCTGATACAAATGCCGCTCGCCATGTTGCTTGAGCGGGTCGAGTGGCGTGCGTTTATTGGCCTGCCACTCTTTCCCTTCTTTATGTTGACATGGTTTCCAGTTACGGCTTTTGCGCTGTTTACGCGACGAAACCGCGTGTGGAAACACACGGTTCACACGCGCGCCATTCAATTTGATGACCTTCGTACGCGTTAAGGGAACTTCAGTGACAGTTTCATGATGAGTGTAAAGGAGTGTCTTTGGGGCCTTGTGTGCGATGACTCTTAGCATAGTGCGCTGCAAAGATGAGCAGCGCTTCTTCTCCTTTCATGCCAGGGGTGACGCCGATGGCGCGAGCGTGATCGGTTACAGACTCGAGCGGGGCGGCCAGCAAGTCTTCGACAGTACGTACACCGACTGCGCGTCCCGCCAGAATGTTTCGGTCATTTAGCTTTGTGTTTAGCAGTGTGACATCCAGTGCGCCGCACATGATGTATCCTATTTCATTTTGAATGGTGACAAGTCGCGTTTTTGGCAGATCAACCGTAACGGCGATAAATGTTGTTCCATGAAGATGGATTGGGGAAATTGTGACCACGTGATGTTGCCTCCTTTTTTGATACGGTATGATCGGTTTTCCATCGAGGTGCAACTCTTATAGACGGGATGGGTAAAGATGCTGCGCGTCATGTTAACGACACTCAATGCAAAGTATGTTCACTCATCTTTGGCGCTTCGTTATTTGCGCGCATCGATTGAACAGCAGTGCGATGTCGTCATGCGTGAGTTCACGATTCATGATCCTGTCGAACATGTGTTGACGAATATCTATGCTGTCAAACCGGACATTCTAGGGATAAGTTGCTATATTTGGAATATCACCGAGACACTGCGGCTTATTCCGCTGGTGAAAAAAGTTCTTCCTCAGACGATGATTGTCCTAGGCGGACCAGAAGTGTCTTACGACTCGATGGAATTTATGGAACTTTACAATGGGATTGACGTGATTGTGCGTGGTGAGGGGGAATTGACACTTAAACTCATCGTACAGTCATTTGAATGCAATCAACCTTTCGATACAATTAGGGGCATTGTCTTTCGAACAGAAGAAGGGATGATCGACACGGGCGTCGCGCTGAAGATACCGTCGCTTGATGAGATCCCTTCTCCGTACGCTGCGATGACTCTTCACGAGCTTGACAAGCGAATCGTTTACTTTGAGGCGAGCCGTGGATGCCCATTTTCATGTCAGTTCTGCCTTTCTTCAATTGAGGCGGGTGTGCGCTATTTTTCTCTTGAACGTGTCAAGGATGATCTCACGCGCTTGATTGAATATGGTGTACGCCAGATCAAATTTGTCGATCGCACGTTTAATCTGCGCAAGGATTATGCATTGGCAATTTTCGAACACGTTTTATCGCTTCCTGGAGATACGACGTTTCATTTTGAAATCACTGGTGATATTCTCAAATCAGAAGTGGTCTCTTGGCTTATTGATCACGCGCCACCCGGTAAGTTCAGGTTTGAAATCGGCGTACAATCAACGAATGATATAACAAATGCAATTATAAAACGCCGACAGGATTTTGCTAAACTCGCGGAAACAGTGACCCGAATTCGTGAATCAGGTGTGATTCTGCAACACCTGGATTTGATTGCGGGTTTGCCTGAGGAAGATTACAACAGATTTGCCCAGACGTTCAATGAGGTTTACGCACTTCGACCGGATGAGTTACAATTGGGTTTCCTGAAGCTTTTGCGCGGTACAGGACTGCGAAAGTGTGCTGCTCAGTATGGCTATGTTTATATGGATACTGCTCCGTATGAAATGCTCTCAAATGATACCATGCCGTATGAAGATGTCGTGCGTTTGAAGCGTTTGGAGGATATTCTAGAGAAGTATTATAACTCGGGTCGATTTCCTCGCTCAATTCCGTATCTAACAAACAAGTGTTTTGCAACTCCTTTTGATTTCTTTCAGCGGTTCGGCGATTTTTGGAACCTACGTGGATACGAGAGAATTGGCCATCAAATAAATGATTTATTCGTTCGTCTAGAAGAATTTTTGCGCGAGGAAAACATCGTGAATGAAACTGCGTACGCACTTTTGCGCGCTGATTTTCTTTTAAGAGAAAAAATACGTCCCAAGCGTCTTTGGTGGAAGAGGATCCTGAGTGAAGTGACACTGACTATGCTGCGCGCGAGCGAACCACCTTTGACGCAAGGAGAAACGCTTGACGCGTCTCTCTTGAAACGTTGTGTTATTGATCGTATACCTGCTGAAGCTGCGCGCGAACTCGAATTGACAAAAGAAGAGATGAGTGATGATCTGACGGTCATTTACTGTTACCCTAAAGGACTGGGGCATCCGACCGTACACTTATTGAAATGTGTGAACCGTGAGGTGAACCGCGATTTTCAATGGCAGTTTCCATCTTAGCCAGCAATTTGTTTGTCAACAGGTTATGAATGATCGGTTTTTACAAAGGAGAATGGAATGTGACGTTTTGGATGTCCATCCTTGGTTTGATTGAGAATCCTGCACTTATGGCTTCATTGTCTGCCACCGTGGTGGCTCAGGTCGTAAAAGTACCCATTGCATACATTGCGACTCGCAAGTGGGATTTTAGCCAGATGACTTCGACCGGTGGCATGCCGAGCTCCCACTCCGCGGCCGTCTCATCCCTTGCGACAGTGATCGGATTTCATGATGGCACAAGATCTTCTCTTTTTGCGGCGTGTGTTGTTTTTGCCATTATTGTTATGTATGACGCCGCAGGGATTCGTCGCCATGCGGGTGAGCAGGCCATCGCATTGAATAAGTTAAAAGCGGATATCGGCGAATTGATCGACCGGAGATTTGCAGACAGGCGGGCAGAGTTGTACCAGCAACGTTTGAAGGAAATGTTGGGTCATCAACCTATTGAGGTATTGATGGGGTGTATTTTAGGCATTCTTTTAGGAAGTATCGTATCAGCCATCAGTTACGCTTAGTTGCGTACATTTTGAGGGGGGCCTTTTATGCACTTTGTGCCAAGTGATTTGCGGACGATAAAAAAAGCGCTCACCATCGCTGCTTTGCATGGCAAAACGGATGAAGAGCGCCGTCAGTACCAACATCTTCTCGATCAAATGGCTCACGTACCAGAAGCGGTAAAAGATGGTTTTTTTTACGACTATGATGACAACCGCCCGTTGTAAATTAGGAATCCTCGCGATCTTCTCCTATCGAGAAGATCGTTTCGTTTAAGATGTCGCGATCGATCTTTTTGATCACTTGCGAGATTGCAATGGTTTGGTTGGTAACTTCCGCACTTCCATAGATGATCATTCGATCCTCATTCATCGGAGTTCCGATTGCATAACAGACTCCGCTTTGTTGTTCGAATACCTCGATTTGATATTCTTTGTTTTGGATGCGGTAGATAAAGATATCTTTCTTTAATAGGAATGCATCGCTGCGCAACGCAACGTCTTTCCAGGATTCCATATATTTTCCTCCGATTATCTCCAGATTAAAGAAAACGTGTCTCGATTCCTCGCAATGTGAACAAAAGCAAGCCCAAAAGTGTTAGGATCATAGTAAGGATGATGAGTCCCATGGAGATCCCGTGATAGAAGAAAAACTGTTTCAGCAGTGGGGTTATCGGACCTGTGAAGCTGGGAATTTTCATTCGCGCCGCGTTCATTGCGGGGAGAAGGACAATGTCGCTAAACCCTAAAAAGAGTGTAGAGAGCCATGCGCTGCCGATAAAGATTCGTCGCGAGATGTGGCGATGTGAGGGCCACGGCATGAACAAGGTGCATACGCTCGCAATTAAGGAAGAGATACCTGTGAAGCGATAAAATGAAGGGAACAAATGTGCAAGGACCGTTCCCGCCGATTGGAGCGTAAGGTTGGCAAAGATCGCCTCAGTGACGATAAGTGAAAAAAATACCATCGCGCCGAGTGACAAAGCAGTTGCCAAGGAATAAATTGATCTTGAAGTCGTATGCACGCTATAATCCCCTTTGATGGACGAGTCAGTCATAAAGGTGTGAAAATGTCATGGCATCATTGAAAAGTCTAGTCCCGTGGTTTGTTATTGGAGCAACAGTCGTCACATTGACAGGGTGTGGGAGTCAAAACGCTGTGGGGGGCGGTCTGCCTTCTCCACAACCACTACCATCAAGTACGACTCATTCTACCACACCGTCGACAGGTACGACATCGCCTCAGGGAGGCACTCCGTCAACTGGATCAACCTCACCGAGTTCAACGACGACGCCCGGATCGACTTCGGGAACGGTAACTTCTGGTACGACTGCTACAGGTCAGCCTTCAGGTAGCACAGTAACTGGCGCTTCGGGAAGTTCAGTCACAGGGACCTCTGTAACGGGCTCAGTTACGGGAAGTACGACAAGTGGGACGACACTGACAACCATGCAGGTTGGTACAGGGAGTTCTAATCCATTCGTTCCAGTTTCAAGCCAAATTTCAGATATTTATGTTCCCGCCAACTGGGTGCTTCACACAGACTCATTAGGCGATGGGGGGAACATTTACCGCCTTATCAACCCGGCGCAACCTGCAGAGAATCTGGTTGAGGTTGTGCAGTCTTCAGCACGTGATTTGGCAGGATTTATGGGGCAGATTTCCCAAGGTGGCCATGCGTATTATGTGATTCCTCAACAGGCGATTGAATACACCATTCCAAACCCCAATCTCCCCTATGAAGACAGGGGCATTGTTGCAAACCTCAGCAATGGTGGCTCGATACGCCTTGATGTGTACCTGCCCTCTAGTGAAAAAGCGGTAGCGCAAAAAATTATCGAGAGCTTTATTAAACCACTCTCCTAATGCTAAGAGTGCAACAAGAGGCCGACTCGTCGATCAGAGTCGGCCTCTTGTTGCACTTTGTACATTTTACGCAAACTCTTTCATCAACTCATCGAACAACCCTTGATCCATCTCGAGTTTCGTGTTGAGGTAAGCCTCTTGTGGGTAGTTTTGCAACAAGTCTTCAAAGACGGGTTTTTTGTCGTCTTTGAAAATAAGTCCTGTGCACAATCCGTCTGTCTCCATGACTTTGGCAATGGCGGCAGCGCGATTGGTTGGATCATAATCAGGAAATTGGTCGAGTGAGACTGTGTGCTCCTTGAACCACTCGTAGGTGTTTACTTTGTTGTACGTGACACACGGGCTGAATACATTGATCAAACTGAACCCCTTGTGTTCGATGCCGCCCTGAATCAATTCCGTGAGTTGATTGACATCCGACGAGAATCCTTGAGCAAGATACGTGATGCCTGCTGATAATGCGATTTGTAGAGGGCTGACTGCATTCTCGATATTTCCCGCAGGCGTAGTTTTTGCTTTGAAACCAAACGCTGAGGTGGGGGAGTGCTGCCCTTTCGTTAGACCGTAGATTTGGTTGTCCATAACGACATAGGTAATATCCATATTGCGGCGTACAGCGTGCATAAAGTGTCCGAGTCCAATGCCGAATCCGTCCCCGTCGCCACCAGATGCAAGAACAGTCAGATTGCGATTTGCGAGTTTTACACCTTGCGCAATTGGGAGCGAGCGGCCGTGTACACCGTGAAATCCGTACACATTCAAATAACCGGAAATTCGTCCAGAACAACCGATTCCTGAGATGAGCGCAACATTTTCAGGTTCAAGGTTCAAGTTTCCAAGTGCACGTTGCATTGAGGCCTGAACGGCAAAGTCGCCGCAACCAGGACACCAATTAGGACGAACATTGTTGCGAAACTCTTTTACCGTTGCCATGCGATCATCGATCCTTTCACGTGAGCCTCAATTTCTTTAGGTAAAAAGGGTGTGCCGTCAAACTTTAATTGGCTTGAGAATTCGCTGTGCTTCAAACCGAAAAACTGCATGAGATGATAGAGTTGCCCCGTTGCGTTTGACTCGAATACAATGACCTGTTTTGCACGATCCATGTAGGATTGAAGGGAAGCTACAGGGAATGGAGAGATGACGTGAACGTGTGCGTGCCCAACACGTACTCCATGTTTTCGCAACCGTACAGTGGCTTCGCTGATCGGACCGATGGAAGATCCGACGCCGATCAAGAGGACATCTGGATGTTGATCACCTTCGTAGCTGGTGCTGTTAGGGAGTTCGCTTCCCTCAAACTTGTTCAGACGTTTTTTCATCATCTGCACGTGGTTCGCAGTTCCTTCGTCAGGGCGTCCAATTTCGTTGTGCTCAACGCCCGTAACGTGGTGAATACCGCCTTTTTGTCCAGGAAATACACGTGGAGAAACACCGTTTTCTGTTCGTTCAAAGCGTTTGAAAAGTTGTCCAGGGCCGATTTGCGCCAGCTGCTCTTGGGTAGCGAGCAAGCCGCGATCAATTTTAACCTGATCAAGAGAAAATTTTTCTACGGACTGACTCGCGAGGGAGAGAGCCAAATCGGTCATGATGATGACAGGACACTGATAAATTTCTGCATAATTGAACGCGTTGACAGCCGCATAAAAACACTCTTCAGCGGTTGCGGGGGTCAGCACAATCTTTTGAATCTCACCGTGTGTCCCAAACATCGCTTGGTACATATCGCTTTGTTCGTGTTTGGTAGGGAGTCCTGTGCTAGGTCCGCCACGCTGTGTATCGACAATGACAACGGGCTGTTCAGTCATGCCCGCCAGTCCCAATGCTTCCATCATGAGCGAAAAGCCTGGACCAGATGTCGCTGTAAGCGTCCGAGCACCTGCATAGGAAGCGCCGATGGTCATATTAAGCGCTGCGATTTCATCCTCCGTTTGAACGACGACGCCGCCTACTTTGGGAAGCTTTTTTATCAAATACTCCATCACATCAGAGGCAGGAGTAATTGGGTAGGCAGGCATGACGCGCACACCTGCCGCTATCGCTCCGAATGCGACAGCGTCATTTCCGATCATGAGCAGATGGTCGCTTGGTGTCGGCGGTGCGAGCGCGAAGTCCGGGAATGAAACATTCTGAGCCTTCATTGCCTCGTAACCAGCAAGGACGGCCGCTTGG encodes:
- a CDS encoding B12-binding domain-containing radical SAM protein; translated protein: MLRVMLTTLNAKYVHSSLALRYLRASIEQQCDVVMREFTIHDPVEHVLTNIYAVKPDILGISCYIWNITETLRLIPLVKKVLPQTMIVLGGPEVSYDSMEFMELYNGIDVIVRGEGELTLKLIVQSFECNQPFDTIRGIVFRTEEGMIDTGVALKIPSLDEIPSPYAAMTLHELDKRIVYFEASRGCPFSCQFCLSSIEAGVRYFSLERVKDDLTRLIEYGVRQIKFVDRTFNLRKDYALAIFEHVLSLPGDTTFHFEITGDILKSEVVSWLIDHAPPGKFRFEIGVQSTNDITNAIIKRRQDFAKLAETVTRIRESGVILQHLDLIAGLPEEDYNRFAQTFNEVYALRPDELQLGFLKLLRGTGLRKCAAQYGYVYMDTAPYEMLSNDTMPYEDVVRLKRLEDILEKYYNSGRFPRSIPYLTNKCFATPFDFFQRFGDFWNLRGYERIGHQINDLFVRLEEFLREENIVNETAYALLRADFLLREKIRPKRLWWKRILSEVTLTMLRASEPPLTQGETLDASLLKRCVIDRIPAEAARELELTKEEMSDDLTVIYCYPKGLGHPTVHLLKCVNREVNRDFQWQFPS
- a CDS encoding divergent PAP2 family protein; its protein translation is MSILGLIENPALMASLSATVVAQVVKVPIAYIATRKWDFSQMTSTGGMPSSHSAAVSSLATVIGFHDGTRSSLFAACVVFAIIVMYDAAGIRRHAGEQAIALNKLKADIGELIDRRFADRRAELYQQRLKEMLGHQPIEVLMGCILGILLGSIVSAISYA
- a CDS encoding DUF4149 domain-containing protein, with amino-acid sequence MHTTSRSIYSLATALSLGAMVFFSLIVTEAIFANLTLQSAGTVLAHLFPSFYRFTGISSLIASVCTLFMPWPSHRHISRRIFIGSAWLSTLFLGFSDIVLLPAMNAARMKIPSFTGPITPLLKQFFFYHGISMGLIILTMILTLLGLLLFTLRGIETRFL
- a CDS encoding 2-oxoacid:ferredoxin oxidoreductase subunit beta; translated protein: MATVKEFRNNVRPNWCPGCGDFAVQASMQRALGNLNLEPENVALISGIGCSGRISGYLNVYGFHGVHGRSLPIAQGVKLANRNLTVLASGGDGDGFGIGLGHFMHAVRRNMDITYVVMDNQIYGLTKGQHSPTSAFGFKAKTTPAGNIENAVSPLQIALSAGITYLAQGFSSDVNQLTELIQGGIEHKGFSLINVFSPCVTYNKVNTYEWFKEHTVSLDQFPDYDPTNRAAAIAKVMETDGLCTGLIFKDDKKPVFEDLLQNYPQEAYLNTKLEMDQGLFDELMKEFA
- a CDS encoding 2-oxoacid:acceptor oxidoreductase subunit alpha; translation: MLQELSWKVGGQQGEGIDSTGKTFATSLNRMGYYIYSYRHFSSRIKGGHTNDKVRVSTTQKHSSADYLDILVAFDQETIDLNAYELRKGGVVIGDAKFNPVLPENTAGDVLLFAIPFTKIAEQNGAAIMKNMVALGATAFVMGLSPDFCTPVLQSLFGRKSQKIVEQNQAAVLAGYEAMKAQNVSFPDFALAPPTPSDHLLMIGNDAVAFGAIAAGVRVMPAYPITPASDVMEYLIKKLPKVGGVVVQTEDEIAALNMTIGASYAGARTLTATSGPGFSLMMEALGLAGMTEQPVVIVDTQRGGPSTGLPTKHEQSDMYQAMFGTHGEIQKIVLTPATAEECFYAAVNAFNYAEIYQCPVIIMTDLALSLASQSVEKFSLDQVKIDRGLLATQEQLAQIGPGQLFKRFERTENGVSPRVFPGQKGGIHHVTGVEHNEIGRPDEGTANHVQMMKKRLNKFEGSELPNSTSYEGDQHPDVLLIGVGSSIGPISEATVRLRKHGVRVGHAHVHVISPFPVASLQSYMDRAKQVIVFESNATGQLYHLMQFFGLKHSEFSSQLKFDGTPFLPKEIEAHVKGSMIAWQR